One genomic region from Knoellia sp. p5-6-4 encodes:
- a CDS encoding DinB family protein: MQSVPAVDRAGLHAEMQWARDDLARLLAAASSADLERGSTGTRWTNEQLLFHMVFGYMVVRALLPLVRVVSRLPRPVGTGFSTALDAAARPFHVVNYLGTCAAALVFNRRRMLGQLDRTLASLHRSLDALPVSTLHRGMPFPPQWDPFFTPWMTVADVFHYPTQHYGFHRAQLSFATPSA, translated from the coding sequence ATGCAGTCGGTTCCCGCAGTCGACCGGGCCGGCCTGCACGCCGAGATGCAGTGGGCGCGCGACGACCTGGCACGCCTTCTGGCGGCGGCCTCGAGCGCAGACCTGGAGCGCGGCTCGACCGGCACGAGGTGGACCAACGAGCAGCTGCTCTTCCACATGGTCTTCGGCTACATGGTGGTGCGCGCGCTGCTTCCGCTGGTGCGGGTGGTGAGCCGCCTGCCGAGGCCTGTCGGCACCGGCTTCTCCACGGCCCTCGACGCGGCCGCTCGCCCCTTCCACGTCGTCAACTACCTCGGCACGTGTGCGGCTGCGCTGGTCTTCAACCGGCGGCGCATGCTGGGCCAGCTCGACCGCACGCTCGCCTCGCTGCACCGCTCGCTCGACGCCCTGCCGGTGTCGACGTTGCACCGCGGCATGCCCTTCCCCCCTCAGTGGGACCCGTTCTTCACGCCGTGGATGACGGTCGCGGACGTCTTCCACTACCCGACCCAGCACTACGGGTTCCACCGGGCGCAGCTGTCGTTCGCGACTCCCAGCGCCTGA
- a CDS encoding YciI family protein, with protein sequence MRYMVLVKATPESESGAMPSEEIFEAMNTYNQELAKAGVLVAGEGLHPSTEGARVRFDGKDRTVLDGPFAETKELIAGFWIFDVKSKEEAVEWVRRAPMQEGELEIRRVFEAEDFGDALPEHIKEWEAQERARQEARQS encoded by the coding sequence ATGCGCTACATGGTTCTGGTGAAGGCGACCCCCGAGTCCGAGTCGGGCGCCATGCCCTCGGAGGAGATCTTCGAGGCGATGAACACCTACAACCAGGAGCTCGCCAAGGCGGGCGTGCTGGTGGCGGGGGAGGGCCTGCACCCCTCGACGGAGGGCGCGCGGGTGCGCTTCGACGGCAAGGACCGCACCGTGCTCGACGGCCCGTTCGCCGAGACCAAGGAGCTCATCGCCGGCTTCTGGATCTTCGACGTGAAGTCGAAGGAGGAGGCCGTCGAGTGGGTGCGCCGAGCGCCGATGCAGGAGGGTGAGCTCGAGATCCGCCGGGTCTTCGAGGCCGAGGACTTCGGTGACGCGCTGCCCGAGCACATCAAGGAGTGGGAGGCGCAGGAGCGGGCCCGGCAGGAGGCTCGCCAGTCCTGA